Within Antennarius striatus isolate MH-2024 chromosome 22, ASM4005453v1, whole genome shotgun sequence, the genomic segment ATTCGGCCCTAAAAAGTGTATGATTGTGTGTTCTTGTGGGAGAAACTGGCTCATCATAAATCACCTAAAAGCTCAGGTTTGTGGGCTAAACGCCTCCCATCCGTCTGCGCCTCCTCCTATCTGCTCCTGTTTCCATCCCTTATggtaatttgtgtgtgtgtgtgtgtgtgtgtgtgcgtgtgtgtgtgtgtgtgtgtgtgtgtgtgtgtgtgtgtgtgtgtgtgtgtgtgacacactgtCCTCTATTTGAATCTGCTTTCTGGTCCTTTACTGCTTTACTATTGGCCTTTATGCCCCATGTGAAATAGTGAGTGTGTATGATTTGTGCTTGGTGTGTATCACCACATTCAGTTTGGCCTGATAATcacgtgagtgtgtgtctgtgtgtgtgtgtgtgtgtgtgtgtgtgtgtgtgtgtgtgtctgtgcatttcTGCTGATATGCACATCCATTCAATTATAGTATATTGAGTGCATTTAGAGGACAcatggttacacacacacacacacacacacacacacacacacacacgtaggtaTTCACAACCTTCAGAATGACCTCACAATCCACAAACTGGCAGCATCTGGATTTAAGCTCACACATACATTATGTGCATGCGTGGACACACGTGAGGctattagacacacacacacacacacactagactGCAGAGAACATGTGACTTGGTTATCTGGGTGACTTGGAGTCACCCACATTACTTCTAGTCACCTCCAGTCACCCACACATAGTCCCCTCCAGGTGGATTTAtaaggaaaaagaaatattagtcctgttgaatttattttagtCACAGCAGCTTTTCTAAGCTGCTTTTCTAAGCTTTTCTAAAATCTTTTCTAagcgtgtgtgtgagatttgTTCGTTAACAATAATCCTGATCCACGATGGAAGTTTGATCGACTTGATGTCCACTTGGTCCAACATTTATGATACCAACAAATTCTGACGCCACAAACCCAAAAGCATCGGCCGTGACGTCACGGTCCACCCACGCCCAGAACGAACGGAGGCCGTGGAGCCGGAGTGTGTTGCACAAGTGGGTCTTTAAAGTGGGGGGTTCATGCATTATAGATACAGCAGGactcctctctcttccacttCTCTGGTCTCACCCCTTTTTCcctcttatttttctgttcctCACCCTCCCCTCCTTTTCATGGAGGAATAAAAGAATGGAGAGTGCAGTTTTTATAATAGGGTTCTTTCAGctgactgcagtgtgtgtgtgtgtgtgtgtgtgtgtgtgtgtgtgtgtgtgtgtgtgtgtgtgtctgtctgtttacatgcatttttaacatgttttagcGCCTCTTTGTCTTGGTCTGCGCGACTTGCGACATCAGctctttttattgtgtttgtcatCTGTGTGCGTCGGTTATGATGAATCGATGTGTGTTTATTACAAGGAGCGCACCAGAGTTATTCAGCACAGGGACAGCCATTGTGTTAAATCAAATTTGCACCGTCTGGCGAGGTTGTGTGGAcggatgttaaaaaaaaccctgctttttgtgtgtgtttgtttattatcACCGTTAACGCTCCTTTCATTCAGGCCTCAGGAAATGTCCGATCCCGTTTAAAATGAAAGTTTAACCCCAAGAATGAGAGAAggttgttgttgtagtttgtGTAGCTGCATGACAACGAGTCAGAGGGTACGAAACAAGAAACCAAATTGACACATTCTTTAGGTGTTGTGTTGCTCCTCGTCAGCAGGTCGTCTGCGTTCACAGTGGCGTCTCGACACACAAACGTCCCACTGCTCAAACCAAAACGGTCCAGATGTTTGAACGTCGTCACGGACGAGAGGAAAAATCTGTCTGTTTATTTACTGAGTGACGAGTTCCTTCACAGATGGTGTTtaacaagaaagaagaaatctGTGGGATATGATTATGTAAAGAAAAAGGATCCCATAACACATAATTTTACACATATTTAAAACCGTGCGTCAGCGGGACACGACAACGACATTGTTTGTGGTCGTATCTGACAGCTGAGTGTGTAATGCTGAGGAGGATAACGCAATCCGAGATCGATAAAGTTTTGCTCAAATGAAAGGTCGCGCCCCTTTTTCCTGGAATTGCCTCAGTTAGCCAATGAAAATCCAGACGCCCCCTAGAAACTCCAACTAAGGAGAACAAGTTTGTGTGATTAAAAAGccgctgtgtgttttttttccttgtcagACGGAGCCGGAGTGTAATgaggacagaagaagaaacgaagaggatgagagagaagaggaagaggaagagaaggaggaagaagaggagaggagcagcGACGAAGGTTTCATGGGAATGACGCCACTGCTGCAGGCTCACCACGCCatggagaagatggaggagtTCGTACACAAggtagttaacacacacacacacaccatctgctTCTCATGAGGACGTTTAAAACCGATTGCTGTTCTTCCGGTTGTTTCTCTGAATGAAAATCTGTTCCTTGGTGTTCAGGTGTGGGAGGGCCGCTGGCGCGTCATTCCCCACGACGTgctccctgattggctgaaggaCAACGACTACCTGCTCCACGGCCACAGGCCCCCGATGCCTTCGTTCCGCGCCTGCTTCAGGAGCATCTTCAGAATCCACACCGAGACGGGGAACATCTGGACACATCTGCTAGGTAGAGTCAGCGCACCCCCCCAACCTGAAGCTGAACACGACCAGGCTGTTTGGGTCTGTCTCTGCTGCCATCCAGTGGTCAAATTTAGGAACTGCACCCACATGTGGCTCTGGTTTCAATGAGATTCTTAAACCGATAATGACACTATTGATCCCTTTTAATCAGTTTATTCTTTATATATTGTAGTTTAAATGTGCTCTAATTGGTCTGCACCTCCGTCTGGACCTGTATGGATGTATTTATTTCTGGTTAACTCAGCAAAGGGGCAGCagctttttgattttgattaattcatttccccttctctctctccttccatgTCCTTCCTGCaggctgtttgtttttcctctgtttgGGTCTGATGTACATGTTCAGACCCAACATGTCGTTCGTGGCTCCTGTCCAGGAGAAAGTGGTGATCGGGATGTTTTTCCTTGGCGCCATCCTCTGCCTGTCCTTCTCCTGGCTCTTCCACACGGTCTACTGCCACTCCGAGGGCGTCTCCAGAGTCTTCTCCAAGTAAGACGCTAACGCCGCTAACCTCTTACTGTGGGTCGTTGGGTCAGGAAGTTGTTTCCTCCGTATGAAACCTACTCTGTTTGTATCCAGGTTGGACTACAGCGGGATCGCCTTCCTCATCATGGGCTCCTTCGTGCCCTGGTTGTACTACTCCTTCTACTGCTCCCCTCAGCCCTGCTTCATCTACCTGATAGTGGTGTGTGTATTGGGATTGGCCGCCATCACTGTCTCCCAGTGCGACTTCTTCGCCACACCGCAGTACAGAGGAGTCCGAGCAGGTAGAGTGACGAAGACGTGACACCGGTATTTTATTTATCCTTACTCGTCTTGATGAGTTTCAAGTTTTCCCCGCCTCTCATTCTGTTCCCAGGGGTGTTTGTGGGCTTGGGTCTGAGCGGCGTGGTCCCCACCCTTCACTTCATCATCAGCGAGGGTCTaatcaaagccaccaccatggGTCAGATGGGCTGGCTGTTGCTAATGGCGACGCTCTACATCACCGGGGCGTGTCTCTACGCCGCTCGCATCCCCGAGAGGTTCTTCCCGGGCAAGTGTGACATCTGGGTAAGCGAGGAACGGACGCCACgttttctctcttt encodes:
- the LOC137589644 gene encoding LOW QUALITY PROTEIN: adiponectin receptor protein 2-like (The sequence of the model RefSeq protein was modified relative to this genomic sequence to represent the inferred CDS: inserted 1 base in 1 codon); its protein translation is MLSEASHHISELAAPNWLTRLIQSLIQLNRLHPFFCRRRSVQRFKLDGGETNAGEGPAFVLRHRTTNPVEQTTDGTPTAPQGNGDTPTSGPPTSHLSTLECPSHDGTEPECNEDRRRNEEDEREEEEEEKEEEEERSSDEGFMGMTPLLQAHHAMEKMEEFVHKVWEGRWRVIPHDVLPDWLKDNDYLLHGHRPPMPSFRACFRSIFRIHTETGNIWTHLLGCLFFLCLGLMYMFRPNMSFVAPVQEKVVIGMFFLGAILCLSFSWLFHTVYCHSEGVSRVFSKLDYSGIAFLIMGSFVPWLYYSFYCSPQPCFIYLIVVCVLGLAAITVSQCDFFATPQYRGVRAGRVTKXVTPVFYLSLLVLMSFKFSPPLILFPGVFVGLGLSGVVPTLHFIISEGLIKATTMGQMGWLLLMATLYITGACLYAARIPERFFPGKCDIWFHSHQLFHILVVAGAFVHFHGVSNLQEFRYTAGGGCTEDGAL